From the genome of Leptolyngbya iicbica LK, one region includes:
- a CDS encoding LCP family protein, with the protein MSSRKSYRPIRHYQPHPSAQKTRRFRIPKWLGVSVALLSVGTISAVGGALMAVSLNSTPLLHDSLTEEESAAFNHNEPITEGNSLQVPKLTRPVNILVLGMKVLTTDVNDLPPEARNLGYHALVNSFDGLSDTMLLVRFNPHTDQLIVLSLPRDTRTMVQGQMTKLNEANHYGGPALAARSVSDLLGGVEIDRYVRINVQGVEKLIDALGGVTVNVPKDLSYQDDSQHLYINLKAGEQQLDGDKALQFLRFRYDDYGDIGRIQRQQMLMRALVEQALSPKTVARLPKILSVVQSHVDTNLSIEELLALAGYASNTDAYNTQMLMLPGDFSSSSEFELSYWLPNLGEIDTMVSEYFGYGTRQVAASADPQSLRIAIQDSTGDAIAVDNLVQTLYDSGYYNVYIEQPWNSELPFTRVVAQNGDLASAETLQRFLGVGDVRVESTGVLDSDITIQVGRDWLDEYGTSSRL; encoded by the coding sequence GTGTCTAGTCGAAAATCCTATCGCCCGATTCGCCACTATCAGCCCCACCCTTCCGCCCAAAAAACTCGGCGGTTTCGCATTCCAAAATGGTTAGGGGTCAGCGTGGCATTGTTGAGCGTTGGTACGATCTCTGCCGTGGGGGGCGCATTGATGGCAGTCTCGCTGAATAGCACCCCGCTACTGCACGATAGCCTTACTGAAGAAGAGTCGGCGGCATTTAACCATAATGAGCCGATAACCGAGGGCAACAGCTTGCAGGTGCCGAAGTTGACCCGTCCGGTCAATATTTTGGTGCTCGGCATGAAGGTGCTGACGACTGACGTCAATGACCTGCCCCCGGAGGCCCGTAATTTGGGCTATCACGCGCTGGTTAACTCGTTTGATGGGCTATCTGACACGATGCTGTTGGTGCGCTTTAACCCGCATACAGATCAGCTCATCGTGTTATCGCTGCCACGAGATACGCGCACGATGGTGCAAGGCCAAATGACCAAGCTGAACGAAGCCAACCACTATGGTGGCCCGGCTTTGGCGGCGCGGTCAGTCAGTGATTTGCTGGGTGGCGTTGAGATCGATCGCTACGTCCGCATTAATGTCCAAGGGGTCGAAAAGCTCATCGATGCCCTCGGGGGGGTCACTGTTAATGTGCCTAAAGATTTGTCCTATCAGGACGATAGCCAACATCTCTACATCAATCTAAAAGCGGGCGAGCAGCAGTTAGATGGCGACAAAGCGCTGCAATTCCTGCGCTTCCGCTATGACGACTACGGTGACATTGGCCGCATTCAGCGGCAGCAAATGTTAATGCGGGCTTTGGTCGAGCAGGCATTGAGTCCCAAAACCGTGGCGCGTTTGCCGAAAATTCTCTCGGTGGTGCAGTCCCATGTTGACACCAACCTCAGCATTGAAGAACTGTTGGCCTTAGCTGGATATGCGTCGAATACTGATGCTTACAACACGCAGATGTTGATGCTGCCTGGGGATTTCAGCAGCAGTAGTGAGTTTGAGTTGAGCTATTGGCTGCCGAATCTCGGCGAAATTGACACGATGGTGTCGGAATATTTTGGGTACGGCACCCGTCAGGTAGCGGCCTCTGCCGATCCACAATCGCTGCGGATTGCGATTCAAGACAGTACGGGAGATGCGATCGCTGTCGATAATCTGGTTCAGACGCTTTACGACAGCGGCTATTACAACGTTTACATCGAGCAACCCTGGAACTCGGAACTGCCCTTTACGCGAGTCGTGGCCCAGAATGGCGATTTGGCGAGTGCTGAGACCCTCCAACGCTTTTTGGGCGTCGGGGATGTGCGGGTTGAGAGCACCGGCGTTCTCGACTCGGATATCACCATTCAAGTGGGGCGTGATTGGCTTGATGAGTACGGCACGAGTTCTCGCTTGTAG
- a CDS encoding leucyl aminopeptidase family protein yields the protein MSSTTPIPILLVTADQLQTHFKAEKNWIDAMGFKAEPGTFCLLPGAQQSLSKVLVGRPETLDMWLLGLLSQSLPANRYELTSDLTPDEATALTLGWRLGQYAFNRYKQTKPGAIAELLPPDNADLAYIDAVVEATFLARDLINTPANNMGPDDLEEAARILAVTYDADLNVTKGKQLEAENYPMIYAVGQASVSAPRLIDLRWGDVDAPKVTLVGKGVCFDSGGLDLKPAKGMLMMKKDMGGAAHVLGLATMIMKLNLPVCLRVLIPAVENSVAGNAMRPLDVIPTRKGITVEVGNTDAEGRLVLADALWEASSEQPELIVDFATLTGAARVALGTELPAFFCNDPAFLEPLEKAMQATTDPLWNLPLHEPYRELLNSKVADLSNVSSGSYGGAITAALFLQEFIQAQIPWIHIDVMAWNLRNLPGRPEGGEVMGMRTIFELIQQQIAVPQN from the coding sequence ATGTCATCCACTACGCCGATTCCCATTCTGTTAGTCACTGCCGACCAGTTGCAGACCCACTTCAAAGCCGAAAAAAACTGGATCGACGCGATGGGATTTAAGGCCGAGCCCGGCACCTTTTGCTTGCTTCCCGGCGCGCAGCAAAGTCTCTCAAAAGTCTTAGTGGGTCGCCCAGAGACCCTAGATATGTGGCTGCTCGGGTTGTTGTCGCAATCCTTGCCCGCCAATCGTTATGAGTTGACCAGTGACTTGACGCCAGATGAGGCGACCGCGCTGACCCTGGGATGGCGACTGGGGCAATACGCCTTTAACCGCTACAAGCAAACCAAACCGGGGGCGATCGCTGAGCTCTTGCCCCCCGACAATGCTGACCTGGCTTATATCGACGCGGTCGTTGAGGCGACCTTTCTCGCCCGCGACCTGATCAACACTCCCGCCAACAACATGGGGCCAGATGATCTGGAAGAAGCGGCTCGCATTCTGGCTGTGACCTACGACGCTGACCTCAACGTCACCAAAGGTAAACAGCTCGAAGCCGAAAACTACCCGATGATTTATGCCGTCGGTCAAGCGAGCGTGTCAGCCCCCCGCTTAATTGACCTGCGCTGGGGCGATGTCGATGCGCCTAAAGTGACTCTAGTGGGCAAAGGCGTCTGTTTTGACTCTGGCGGCCTCGACCTTAAGCCTGCCAAAGGCATGTTGATGATGAAGAAAGACATGGGGGGTGCCGCTCACGTGCTGGGGCTGGCCACCATGATCATGAAGCTCAATCTGCCCGTTTGTTTGCGGGTTCTCATCCCTGCGGTGGAAAATAGCGTCGCGGGCAATGCCATGCGTCCGCTGGATGTGATTCCGACCCGCAAAGGTATCACCGTCGAAGTCGGCAATACGGATGCTGAGGGCCGACTGGTGTTGGCTGATGCCCTGTGGGAAGCCAGCAGCGAGCAACCTGAGCTGATTGTGGATTTTGCGACACTGACCGGGGCTGCCCGAGTCGCTCTGGGGACTGAACTGCCCGCCTTTTTCTGCAATGATCCGGCCTTTTTAGAACCGCTTGAGAAGGCAATGCAAGCGACCACTGACCCCCTCTGGAATTTGCCGCTCCATGAGCCCTATCGAGAGTTGCTCAATAGCAAAGTGGCCGACCTGTCGAATGTCTCCAGTGGTTCCTACGGGGGGGCGATTACGGCTGCCCTCTTCTTGCAAGAGTTCATTCAAGCCCAAATTCCCTGGATTCACATTGACGTGATGGCTTGGAACCTGCGCAATCTTCCTGGACGGCCCGAAGGGGGCGAAGTGATGGGGATGCGCACAATTTTTGAGCTGATTCAGCAACAGATTGCAGTGCCGCAGAACTAG
- a CDS encoding PPC domain-containing protein, translating to MTVLSGGICFGPATIANAQTILEEEGTITPALKDYPLAIEAGDIIAIVVTSEDFDTMVSLIGPDGEEVAFNDDYGGTLNSRIVYSATSSGDYIIRAMTYDGQQGGDFMLEVRPASPYEVAFNEAQMSLEAQDLAGAIDAFTTAIELDDSNPEAFLGRADATFGQALDEWESQGNFDENADASFEEQFLEDLPPLVRDLIVTDFETAAELYEADGDPFTAQRLREQILYIETGEAPGPTGGGPRTE from the coding sequence ATGACTGTTCTTTCGGGAGGGATTTGCTTCGGCCCCGCCACGATCGCCAACGCTCAAACCATTCTTGAAGAAGAAGGGACGATTACCCCAGCCCTCAAAGATTATCCGTTGGCGATTGAGGCCGGAGACATCATCGCGATTGTGGTGACCAGCGAAGACTTTGACACGATGGTGTCGTTAATTGGTCCCGATGGCGAAGAGGTGGCCTTTAACGACGATTACGGCGGCACGTTGAACTCTCGCATCGTCTACTCGGCCACGTCGAGCGGCGACTACATCATCCGCGCCATGACCTATGACGGCCAGCAGGGCGGCGACTTTATGTTAGAGGTGCGTCCCGCTTCGCCTTATGAAGTGGCCTTTAACGAGGCGCAGATGAGTTTGGAAGCGCAAGACTTGGCCGGTGCGATTGACGCGTTTACTACCGCGATCGAACTCGATGACAGCAACCCTGAAGCGTTTTTAGGCCGAGCCGATGCCACCTTTGGTCAAGCCTTAGATGAATGGGAAAGTCAGGGCAACTTTGACGAAAACGCCGATGCTTCTTTTGAAGAGCAGTTTTTGGAAGATTTACCCCCTCTGGTGCGTGATCTGATTGTGACGGATTTTGAAACGGCGGCTGAGCTCTACGAAGCCGATGGCGATCCGTTCACAGCGCAACGGTTGAGGGAGCAAATTCTCTACATCGAAACGGGCGAAGCTCCCGGACCAACGGGGGGCGGGCCGCGCACTGAATAG
- the glgB gene encoding 1,4-alpha-glucan branching enzyme — protein sequence MAVTVAPEQIDSIVWNQHHDPFEVLGPHMIQQDGQTVWAIRAYLPTADAAWVVLPESRSEYPMEQGHNPHFFECVLTTQELSNYQLKYQEGEHERYVYDPYAFKTRRITDFDVHLFAEGNHHRIYEKLGAHVTEIDGVSGVYFAVWAPSARNVSVLGDFNYWDGRKHQMRRTGNGIWELFIPEIGYGEHYKYEIKNHHGHIYEKSDPYGFQQEVRPKTASIVTDLDAYEWQDADWMEQRRQTEPLDHPVSVYEVHLGSWLHASSAEPSVLPDGSIEPAVQVAELKPGARFLTYRELAAKLIPYVKELGFTHIELLPIAEHPFDGSWGYQVTGYYAATSRYGTPEDFMYFVDQCHQAGIGVLIDWVPGHFPKDGHGLAFFDGTHLYEHADPRQGEHKQWGTLVFNYGRNEVRNFLVANALFWFDKYHIDGMRVDAVASMLYLDYLREDGAWVANEYGGRENIEAADFLRQVNHVVFSYFPGVLSIAEESTSWPMVSWPTYVGGLGFNLKWNMGWMHDMLDYFHMDPWFRQFHQNNVTFSIWYAFSENFMLALSHDEVVHGKSNMLGKMPGDEWQKFANMRCLFTYMFTHPGKKTLFMSMEYGQWSEWNVWGDLEWHLLQYEPHQKHHTFMTKLNELYKSEPALYTNDFSQDGFEWIDCNDNRHSVVSFIRRDRDSHDFVVTICNFTPQPHSHYRLGVPESGYYREIFNSDAREFGGSNMGNLGGKWTDEWSYHGKPYSIDVTLPPLAVVVFKLDRDYTEGVRSGTIQP from the coding sequence ATGGCTGTTACGGTTGCTCCAGAGCAGATTGATAGCATCGTTTGGAACCAGCATCACGACCCCTTCGAGGTGCTAGGCCCCCACATGATTCAACAAGATGGCCAAACGGTGTGGGCCATCAGAGCCTACCTGCCAACCGCCGACGCCGCCTGGGTAGTGTTGCCTGAGAGCCGCAGCGAGTACCCCATGGAACAGGGGCACAATCCCCATTTCTTTGAATGCGTACTGACTACCCAAGAGCTGAGCAACTACCAGCTCAAGTACCAAGAAGGGGAACACGAGCGGTACGTTTACGACCCCTATGCTTTCAAGACTCGGCGGATCACTGACTTTGATGTGCATCTCTTTGCCGAGGGTAACCACCACCGCATCTACGAAAAACTCGGCGCCCACGTCACTGAAATCGATGGCGTCAGCGGTGTTTACTTCGCCGTTTGGGCTCCCAGCGCCCGCAACGTCTCTGTCCTCGGCGATTTCAACTATTGGGATGGCCGCAAGCACCAAATGCGGCGCACCGGCAATGGCATCTGGGAACTATTTATTCCCGAGATTGGCTACGGCGAGCACTACAAGTACGAAATCAAAAACCATCACGGCCACATTTACGAAAAGTCTGACCCGTACGGCTTTCAGCAAGAGGTGCGGCCCAAAACCGCGTCTATCGTCACCGATTTAGACGCCTACGAATGGCAAGATGCCGACTGGATGGAGCAGCGGCGACAGACCGAACCGCTGGATCACCCAGTATCTGTATATGAAGTCCATCTCGGCTCTTGGTTACACGCCTCTTCAGCAGAACCGTCCGTCTTGCCTGACGGCAGCATTGAACCCGCTGTGCAGGTAGCCGAACTGAAGCCAGGGGCGCGGTTCCTGACTTACCGCGAACTTGCCGCCAAGCTGATTCCCTACGTCAAAGAACTGGGCTTTACCCATATTGAACTGCTACCGATCGCCGAGCATCCGTTCGACGGTTCCTGGGGCTATCAGGTGACGGGGTACTATGCCGCGACCTCGCGCTACGGCACCCCCGAAGATTTCATGTACTTCGTGGATCAGTGCCACCAAGCGGGCATCGGCGTCCTCATCGACTGGGTGCCCGGTCACTTTCCCAAAGATGGTCACGGACTGGCGTTCTTCGACGGTACCCATTTGTACGAACATGCCGATCCGCGTCAGGGTGAGCACAAGCAGTGGGGCACGCTGGTCTTTAACTACGGGCGCAACGAAGTCCGCAATTTCCTCGTCGCCAATGCTCTGTTTTGGTTCGACAAGTACCACATCGACGGGATGCGGGTGGATGCTGTAGCCTCGATGCTGTATCTCGACTACTTACGGGAAGATGGCGCTTGGGTCGCCAACGAGTATGGTGGGCGCGAAAACATCGAGGCCGCTGACTTTTTGCGGCAAGTCAATCATGTTGTCTTCAGCTACTTTCCCGGTGTTCTCTCCATTGCCGAAGAATCCACATCTTGGCCCATGGTGTCTTGGCCTACCTACGTCGGCGGTCTTGGCTTCAACCTGAAGTGGAACATGGGCTGGATGCACGACATGCTGGACTACTTCCACATGGATCCGTGGTTCCGGCAGTTCCACCAAAACAACGTGACCTTTAGCATTTGGTACGCCTTTAGCGAAAACTTTATGCTGGCCCTCTCCCATGACGAGGTCGTCCACGGCAAGAGCAACATGCTCGGCAAAATGCCGGGAGATGAGTGGCAAAAGTTCGCCAACATGCGGTGTCTCTTTACGTACATGTTCACCCATCCGGGCAAAAAGACCCTCTTCATGAGCATGGAGTATGGTCAGTGGAGCGAGTGGAATGTGTGGGGCGATTTGGAATGGCACCTGCTGCAATATGAGCCCCACCAAAAGCATCACACTTTCATGACCAAGTTAAATGAGTTGTATAAGAGCGAGCCCGCGCTCTATACCAACGACTTTTCGCAAGATGGCTTTGAGTGGATTGACTGTAATGACAATCGACACAGCGTCGTGTCGTTCATTCGCCGCGATCGCGATAGCCATGATTTTGTGGTGACGATCTGCAATTTCACCCCTCAGCCCCACAGCCACTATCGTCTCGGCGTGCCCGAGAGCGGCTACTATCGCGAAATCTTTAACAGCGATGCCCGCGAATTTGGCGGCAGCAACATGGGCAATCTGGGCGGCAAGTGGACCGATGAATGGTCTTACCACGGCAAGCCCTATTCCATCGACGTGACGTTGCCGCCCCTAGCGGTAGTGGTCTTCAAGCTCGATCGCGACTATACCGAAGGGGTGCGATCGGGCACGATTCAGCCCTAA
- the pheT gene encoding phenylalanine--tRNA ligase subunit beta — MRISLNWLKELVDITLSPAALADALTMAGFEVEDIEDRSQWADGVVVGYVTERQPHPNSDKLSLCTVDIGAGEPSSIVCGAANVKADSYVAVATVGTHLPIPDLKIKPREVRGVLSAGMICSLAELGLAKESAGIHIFSESDLSVGSDARPLLGLDDVVLDVTSTANRADALSLVGIAREVAAITGAELKMPIAPAVTPQSSTSTVAVKLSDEKAGPIYIATVLAGVKIGPSPTWLQQRLQAAGTRPINNVVDITNYVLLEWGQPLHAFDGDRLAAAANSASYELGVRYGKDGEALLTLDSQERSLKPESLVITANDQPVALAGVMGGEATEVIDSTTTVTLEAAYFDAAVIRKSARSQGLRTEASARYERGVNPAELGLACDRAVHLMTTLASAQVVSQVTARTPVGEITPTRTLDLGLSRVHAILGPVTNLGESPVPLPAAQVKTVLETLGCEVAASSDEVWQVTVPPFRYRDLEREIDLIEEVARIYGYNHFANTLPQAAAGGELSPEAALSQKLRQTCRGAGLTELIHYSLTKPTSPDQVVLANPLFPEYSALRTDLIDGLVKAYKFNLEQGNGPLNGFEIGRIFQLVDGEPQESEVVGGIMGGDARQGKWVTSDRPQPLTWFEAKGVLEAIFQRLGLAVDYRSDSDDQRLHPGRTASLWVRGRLRLGTFGQLHPQLCQAQDLPDEVYVFQLNWSALVTCLASGRRKAVKFQPYSTFPASDRDIAFYAPVTVTVADLEKAMAKAGGKLLNSVTLFDEYQGESVPDGQRSLAFRLVYRALDRTLTDDDVEPVHQKVRAALEKQFKVALRS, encoded by the coding sequence ATGCGGATCTCTCTAAACTGGCTCAAAGAACTCGTTGACATCACCCTATCGCCAGCGGCCTTGGCCGACGCGCTCACCATGGCGGGGTTCGAAGTTGAAGATATTGAAGATCGCAGCCAATGGGCCGATGGTGTGGTGGTAGGCTACGTCACTGAGCGGCAGCCGCACCCCAACTCTGACAAATTGAGTTTGTGCACCGTTGATATTGGGGCGGGTGAGCCTTCCTCAATCGTTTGTGGGGCGGCCAATGTCAAAGCGGACAGTTATGTTGCTGTGGCTACCGTGGGCACCCACTTGCCGATTCCTGATCTCAAGATTAAGCCGCGTGAAGTCCGCGGCGTATTGTCTGCGGGAATGATCTGCTCTCTCGCGGAGTTAGGACTGGCCAAAGAGTCTGCGGGCATTCACATTTTTTCTGAATCTGACTTGTCGGTAGGCAGCGATGCCCGTCCCCTGTTGGGGCTAGATGATGTGGTGCTAGATGTCACCTCTACGGCGAACCGGGCCGATGCGCTGAGCCTGGTGGGTATCGCCCGTGAAGTGGCGGCCATCACTGGAGCCGAACTCAAAATGCCGATCGCCCCCGCTGTGACGCCCCAATCCTCGACCTCGACGGTGGCGGTCAAGCTGAGTGACGAAAAAGCCGGCCCAATCTACATTGCTACGGTGTTGGCTGGGGTGAAAATTGGCCCGTCGCCGACCTGGTTGCAGCAGCGCTTACAAGCGGCAGGCACCCGTCCGATTAATAACGTGGTGGATATCACTAACTATGTCTTGCTGGAATGGGGCCAACCGCTCCATGCGTTTGATGGCGATCGCCTCGCCGCTGCGGCCAATAGCGCCAGTTATGAATTGGGTGTCCGGTATGGAAAAGACGGCGAAGCGCTGCTGACGTTAGATAGCCAGGAGCGATCGCTCAAGCCTGAATCCCTCGTCATTACCGCCAACGACCAGCCTGTTGCCCTGGCGGGGGTGATGGGGGGCGAAGCCACGGAGGTCATTGACAGCACCACGACCGTCACCCTGGAAGCGGCCTACTTTGACGCGGCGGTGATTCGTAAGTCGGCCCGCAGCCAGGGATTGCGCACCGAAGCGTCGGCCCGCTACGAGCGGGGGGTGAATCCGGCCGAATTGGGCTTGGCCTGCGATCGCGCCGTCCATCTGATGACGACCCTGGCCTCGGCCCAAGTCGTTTCTCAAGTGACGGCTCGTACCCCGGTCGGGGAAATTACTCCTACCCGCACCCTGGATCTCGGGTTGTCGCGCGTCCATGCGATTTTGGGACCCGTCACTAACCTGGGCGAGTCGCCTGTGCCGCTACCGGCGGCCCAAGTCAAAACCGTGCTCGAAACGCTGGGCTGCGAAGTTGCCGCGAGCAGTGACGAGGTGTGGCAGGTCACCGTGCCCCCGTTCCGCTATCGCGACCTAGAGCGAGAAATTGACCTCATTGAAGAAGTGGCCCGCATCTACGGCTATAACCACTTTGCCAATACTCTGCCCCAAGCTGCTGCCGGGGGAGAATTGTCGCCTGAAGCGGCCCTCTCTCAAAAGCTGCGGCAAACCTGTCGCGGAGCCGGGTTGACGGAACTGATTCACTACTCGTTGACCAAACCGACTTCCCCCGATCAGGTCGTGTTGGCCAATCCCCTCTTCCCCGAATATTCGGCCCTGCGCACAGACTTAATCGATGGCTTGGTTAAAGCCTATAAGTTCAACCTGGAGCAGGGGAATGGCCCGTTGAACGGGTTTGAAATTGGGCGCATTTTCCAACTCGTAGACGGTGAGCCGCAAGAGTCGGAAGTGGTGGGCGGTATCATGGGCGGCGATGCTCGGCAAGGCAAGTGGGTGACCAGCGATCGCCCCCAGCCCCTCACCTGGTTTGAGGCCAAAGGAGTGTTGGAAGCCATCTTTCAGCGATTGGGCTTAGCGGTGGACTATCGATCCGATAGCGACGATCAGCGATTGCATCCCGGTCGGACAGCCTCCCTCTGGGTGCGAGGACGGTTGCGTCTGGGCACCTTTGGGCAACTGCACCCGCAATTGTGTCAAGCGCAAGACTTGCCCGATGAGGTCTACGTCTTTCAGCTCAATTGGTCAGCCCTGGTGACGTGTCTGGCAAGCGGACGGCGCAAAGCGGTGAAATTCCAGCCCTATTCCACGTTCCCGGCGAGCGATCGCGATATCGCCTTCTACGCTCCGGTGACCGTCACCGTAGCCGATCTCGAAAAAGCGATGGCCAAGGCTGGAGGCAAACTCCTCAATTCGGTCACGCTGTTCGATGAGTACCAAGGGGAATCGGTGCCCGATGGTCAGCGGAGCCTCGCCTTCCGGCTGGTGTATCGCGCCCTCGATCGCACCCTCACCGATGACGATGTGGAACCCGTGCATCAAAAAGTCCGCGCGGCGTTAGAGAAGCAATTTAAGGTGGCTCTGCGAAGCTAG
- a CDS encoding serine/threonine-protein kinase has product MSYCTNLDCPKPKNPPRITHCQACGAELILRDRYRALRALGRGGFGATFLARDESLPGHPPCVIKQLRPSADAQHILDMARDLFQREAKILGKIGNHPQLPRLLDYFETNNEFFLVQEFINGKTLQQEVRGGGPFTEAGVRQFLSEALPLIQYVHDNKIIHRDIKPANLIRRSEDKKLVLIDFGAVKDKVAPAQETADQTALTAYAIGTPGYAPPEQMAMRPVYASDIYAMGVTCIYLLTAKSPKDLDYDPTTGEMMWRNLVHVSDHFADVLQKMLEISVRHRYQSVEAVLRDLDLEPYMDSLAQNLAFPNSTSGRDDSKGDLNSSSNYHQLREGRNRESASSPSSRMAAAIRARRERANSRTGNSGPNSRQGMTTRNSRMTSGSRSGGKTKLTADELKQAYAKGRRDFSLLTLFALDLSKVTLSGTSFVESKLKKANFQNADLTGANFGRADLTQVALRGANLGRAYFTNANLQGADLRGANLNYATLSNANLKGANLCGADLTGARVSDEQLATARTNWATVYPNGKRGLMR; this is encoded by the coding sequence ATGAGTTACTGCACCAATTTAGACTGCCCAAAACCGAAAAACCCCCCACGGATTACGCACTGCCAAGCTTGCGGAGCCGAGCTGATATTGCGCGATCGCTACCGCGCCTTGAGAGCTCTGGGGCGGGGAGGATTTGGTGCGACCTTCCTAGCGCGGGATGAATCTTTGCCGGGTCATCCCCCTTGCGTCATCAAGCAACTACGCCCCTCCGCCGATGCTCAGCACATTCTCGATATGGCCCGCGACCTGTTTCAGCGAGAAGCCAAAATTCTCGGCAAAATCGGCAACCATCCCCAACTGCCGCGCCTGCTTGATTATTTTGAAACCAACAACGAGTTCTTCCTGGTTCAGGAGTTTATTAACGGCAAAACCCTACAGCAAGAAGTTCGGGGCGGTGGCCCATTTACCGAAGCAGGTGTGCGGCAATTTCTCAGCGAGGCCTTGCCCCTCATCCAATACGTTCACGACAACAAAATTATTCACCGCGATATCAAACCCGCGAATTTGATTCGCCGTAGTGAAGACAAAAAACTGGTGCTCATTGACTTTGGGGCGGTGAAAGACAAAGTGGCTCCGGCCCAAGAAACCGCTGACCAAACCGCCCTCACGGCCTATGCGATCGGCACCCCCGGTTATGCGCCGCCCGAGCAGATGGCCATGCGCCCGGTATACGCCAGCGATATTTACGCGATGGGGGTGACCTGCATCTATCTGCTCACGGCCAAATCGCCCAAAGACTTGGACTATGACCCCACCACTGGGGAAATGATGTGGCGCAACTTAGTTCACGTCAGCGACCATTTTGCCGACGTGCTGCAAAAAATGTTGGAAATTTCTGTGCGTCACCGCTATCAGTCGGTGGAAGCAGTCTTGCGTGATCTTGATCTGGAACCCTACATGGATAGCCTGGCGCAAAACCTGGCGTTTCCAAATTCCACTAGCGGTCGCGACGACAGCAAAGGTGATCTCAATAGCAGCTCAAATTATCACCAACTGCGAGAAGGCCGCAATCGCGAGTCGGCCTCTTCCCCCTCTTCGCGCATGGCGGCAGCCATTCGGGCGCGCCGTGAGCGGGCGAACTCACGCACGGGCAATAGCGGTCCTAACTCTCGCCAAGGAATGACCACCCGTAACTCCCGCATGACCTCTGGCTCACGCTCCGGCGGCAAAACCAAACTTACCGCTGACGAGCTTAAACAAGCCTATGCTAAGGGGCGACGCGATTTTTCACTGTTGACCCTGTTTGCCCTTGATCTCTCCAAAGTCACCTTGTCGGGCACCAGCTTTGTGGAGTCAAAACTCAAAAAGGCTAATTTCCAAAATGCCGATCTAACGGGGGCTAATTTTGGGCGAGCTGATTTGACGCAAGTTGCTCTGCGGGGCGCAAACCTGGGCCGCGCTTACTTTACCAATGCCAATCTACAAGGGGCGGACTTGCGAGGGGCCAATCTGAACTATGCCACGCTCTCGAATGCCAACTTAAAGGGCGCCAATCTGTGCGGGGCTGACCTGACCGGCGCACGGGTAAGTGATGAGCAATTGGCGACGGCCAGAACGAACTGGGCAACGGTGTATCCGAACGGTAAGCGCGGCCTGATGCGATAG
- a CDS encoding pentapeptide repeat-containing protein: MTQLEASHVMARLQAGQSLAQAELSHLNLDHSCLDGGDFSRAYLRRAQLRQASCRAIDLSHATLVLADLSDSDLSDAELSAAVLTQARLCRATLQGAVAKAAKVYEADLTQVNARQSCFDKADLRGIQATRSHFEGASLISAQLDESNCSRSTFANARLRDSSWSSAMLVGVSFAGAQLSQARLGQALLMGSNFSEADLLSCDLSEADLTGAVLIAAQLDWADLWNAVLMGANLRQASLYGTNCESANLSLANFSGADLREANFEKAQLNGACFDQAIVRGALFTDASGLTDEQKQWLRQQGALNLDR; this comes from the coding sequence ATGACGCAACTGGAAGCCTCTCATGTGATGGCTCGTTTGCAAGCAGGACAATCGCTCGCCCAAGCAGAGTTGAGTCATCTCAATCTCGATCACAGTTGCTTAGATGGCGGCGATTTTTCGCGGGCTTATTTGCGTCGAGCCCAGTTGCGGCAGGCTTCTTGTCGAGCGATCGATTTGTCCCACGCAACGTTGGTGTTAGCAGATTTATCTGACAGCGATTTGTCTGATGCAGAACTGTCGGCAGCGGTATTGACTCAGGCCCGTCTCTGCCGAGCCACGCTACAAGGGGCTGTCGCCAAAGCGGCCAAGGTTTATGAGGCCGATTTGACCCAGGTGAACGCTCGCCAGTCCTGTTTCGATAAGGCGGATTTAAGAGGTATCCAAGCGACGCGATCGCATTTCGAAGGCGCATCCTTGATTTCGGCTCAACTGGATGAATCAAATTGCAGTCGCTCGACCTTTGCCAATGCCCGCTTGCGCGATTCGTCTTGGTCGTCAGCCATGCTGGTGGGCGTGTCGTTTGCAGGGGCGCAACTTTCGCAAGCGAGACTCGGCCAAGCCTTGCTGATGGGGAGCAACTTTTCTGAGGCGGATTTGCTGAGTTGTGACCTGTCAGAAGCTGATTTGACGGGCGCGGTGTTGATCGCCGCACAACTCGACTGGGCCGATTTGTGGAATGCGGTATTGATGGGGGCAAATCTGCGCCAGGCGTCGCTTTACGGCACTAATTGCGAATCGGCAAACTTAAGTTTGGCCAATTTCAGCGGGGCCGATTTGCGAGAGGCCAATTTTGAAAAGGCTCAACTCAATGGGGCTTGTTTTGATCAGGCGATCGTGCGCGGCGCTTTGTTTACCGATGCGTCAGGGCTGACGGATGAGCAGAAGCAATGGTTGCGGCAGCAGGGCGCGCTGAATTTGGATCGGTAG